A window from Bacteroidales bacterium encodes these proteins:
- a CDS encoding response regulator transcription factor, with protein sequence MKVVIIEDEKIVAERLEQLLYKIDNSISVLAKIRTIRDAVIWLNNNNPDLIFLDIHLADGLSFKIFEQIEIKTPVIFTTAYDQYAIKAFKVNSIDYLLKPINIDDLTQSINKYKDLIKTKSSGTIDFKTLIEAIDKKSEYKKRFTISIGRKIKIINTNDIAYFYVLEKSIFVHTYDNKNIAIDYSLDKLESLLDPEIFFRINRKYLININSIKNIYTLSKSRIKVELNPPANEDVIISFKRSGMFKKWLNQ encoded by the coding sequence ATGAAAGTAGTAATAATAGAAGATGAAAAAATTGTAGCAGAAAGATTGGAACAACTTCTTTATAAGATTGATAATTCAATTTCTGTGCTTGCAAAAATACGGACAATAAGAGATGCCGTAATATGGCTTAACAACAATAATCCTGATTTGATTTTTCTTGATATTCATTTAGCCGATGGTTTGAGTTTTAAAATATTTGAACAAATAGAAATAAAAACCCCGGTTATTTTTACTACTGCTTATGATCAATATGCAATAAAAGCATTTAAAGTTAATAGTATTGATTATTTGTTAAAACCAATCAATATTGATGATTTAACACAAAGCATTAACAAATACAAAGATTTAATAAAAACAAAATCTTCCGGTACAATTGATTTTAAAACATTAATTGAGGCTATTGACAAAAAAAGCGAATACAAAAAAAGGTTTACTATTAGTATAGGAAGAAAGATTAAAATTATAAATACTAATGATATTGCATATTTTTATGTATTGGAGAAGTCAATTTTTGTTCACACTTACGATAATAAAAATATAGCCATAGATTATTCATTGGATAAATTAGAAAGTTTACTGGATCCTGAAATTTTTTTCAGGATAAATCGTAAATATCTGATTAATATAAATTCAATCAAGAATATTTATACTTTATCAAAAAGTAGAATTAAAGTAGAATTAAACCCTCCTGCAAACGAAGATGTTATAATCAGTTTTAAACGATCCGGAATGTTTAAAAAATGGTTAAACCAATAA
- a CDS encoding histidine kinase, which yields MINIDIDTKSADNKWIRIIGIPLIGIIMPIIFHNENDGIGLFIWIIISVLLTFSVWEGSSRIVSFLWMKYPWEKNPAIHLLISTIFLISLSLFLIFVLFFINYIFTDYSSDYWQEMKGVNVAMVLITFFTTSIYEGVYLFEKWEKSLVLTAKLEKENIQSQFEALKNQINPHFLFNSLSVLESIIPTDPEKAVGFVNKFAKIYRYVLDVKDEIVVELKDELDFVMSYIFLQKIRFGENLKIITNIDANVLNNFVLPLSLQLLIENAIKHNEISDTYSLTITMTNNKDCLIIKNDLQQIQDDSNSTKIGLKNLTERYKLISDSTPKFYIKENKFIAEIPFLVIE from the coding sequence ATGATTAATATAGATATAGATACAAAAAGTGCTGATAATAAGTGGATTAGAATTATCGGAATCCCTCTTATCGGAATTATTATGCCTATCATCTTTCATAATGAAAATGACGGAATAGGATTATTTATATGGATAATAATTTCGGTTTTACTTACTTTTTCTGTTTGGGAAGGAAGTAGCAGGATTGTCTCGTTTTTATGGATGAAATATCCGTGGGAAAAAAACCCTGCAATACATTTATTAATTAGCACCATTTTTTTAATCTCCCTGTCGCTATTTCTGATTTTTGTTCTCTTTTTCATAAATTATATATTTACTGATTATTCTTCTGATTATTGGCAAGAAATGAAAGGTGTTAATGTGGCAATGGTATTAATAACTTTTTTTACCACATCAATATACGAAGGGGTTTATCTATTCGAAAAATGGGAAAAGTCATTGGTATTAACTGCCAAACTTGAAAAAGAAAATATTCAATCTCAATTCGAAGCACTGAAAAACCAGATAAATCCTCATTTTTTATTTAATAGCTTAAGCGTATTAGAATCAATTATACCTACTGATCCTGAAAAAGCAGTCGGTTTTGTAAATAAGTTTGCAAAAATTTATCGGTATGTCCTTGATGTTAAAGATGAAATTGTTGTAGAGCTTAAAGATGAATTAGATTTTGTAATGTCTTATATTTTCCTTCAAAAAATAAGGTTTGGTGAAAATTTAAAGATTATTACAAATATAGATGCAAACGTCCTGAATAATTTTGTATTACCTCTTTCACTGCAATTGCTGATAGAAAATGCAATTAAACATAACGAAATTTCTGATACTTATTCCCTTACAATTACAATGACCAATAATAAGGATTGTTTAATTATCAAAAATGATTTACAACAAATACAAGATGATAGTAATTCTACAAAAATCGGGTTAAAAAATCTTACAGAAAGATATAAACTAATATCAGATTCAACACCAAAGTTTTATATAAAAGAAAATAAGTTTATTGCTGAAATTCCGTTTCTTGTTATTGAATAA
- a CDS encoding TonB-dependent receptor has protein sequence MKNNLILIGLIITLLVANNIFAQKQFTQTIRGQVIDQSSAVPLIGVNIVLLNSNPQKGTITNANGEFRLENVPVCRQGIIFSYIGYNPVSIKNLLVSSGKETVLKVEMEEKIIITEEIVVKAYNRKDKPLNEMAIISARSFSVEETERYAGSFGDPSRMAANYAGVVSAGDQRNDIVIRGNSPLGLLWRLDGADIPNPNHFGTMGTTGGPISILNNNLLTNSDFYTGAFPAEYGNALSGVFDLKMRTGNNEKREYTGQMGFNGFEFGTEGPFVKSKKASYLINYRYTMMEVMDKMGLFDVGGIPEYQDLSFKMNFPCKKIGKISIFGIGGLSNINLVSNPDDTVGGAYTSDVLQGTKVSYGSDMGVAGLSHIYFLNNTTRIKTNITVSGSRSVNNVDTIRANNIYEDFYNDEYTEIKYSFSSQLKKKYDAKNTINFGISYDIFDVSYFDEYYEIKIDDYINLTNTKGSLGLVQAFGQWQHKFSDFLVLYNGLHSQRFSLNGDISVEPRTGIKWQFSEKQSLNFGYGLHSQLQPRINYFTETLTDTLNRTYIKTNDDLKFSKSHQFALGYDHLINQNLRLKMEAYYQKLYNIPVEQKQSYFSMVNYGASFYSEKVDSLVNNGTGENYGLEFTIEKFLSNNYYFLLTTTLYESKYKGSDNKKRNTAFNGNYVINALGGYEMQIRKHNSLELNLKGVFAGGKRYIPINLSKSQIEKETVYDYDRAFENKFDDYFRIDFRISYKINSSKSSHTIAIDIQNVTDNENIFNREYNVETGNLKTSYQTGFFPVMMYRIQF, from the coding sequence ATGAAAAATAATCTGATACTAATTGGCTTAATTATAACTTTGTTAGTAGCTAATAACATTTTTGCACAAAAGCAATTTACACAAACAATAAGAGGACAAGTAATTGACCAAAGTTCAGCAGTGCCATTAATTGGAGTTAATATTGTCTTGTTAAATTCAAATCCGCAAAAAGGAACCATTACAAATGCAAATGGAGAGTTTCGATTGGAAAATGTCCCTGTTTGCAGACAAGGAATAATATTTAGCTATATTGGATACAATCCTGTAAGTATTAAAAATCTCCTCGTTAGTTCAGGTAAAGAAACAGTTTTAAAAGTAGAAATGGAAGAAAAAATCATTATTACAGAAGAAATTGTAGTCAAGGCTTATAACCGAAAAGATAAACCTTTGAATGAAATGGCTATTATAAGCGCCCGTTCATTTTCCGTTGAGGAAACAGAAAGATATGCAGGAAGTTTCGGTGATCCTTCGCGAATGGCAGCAAACTATGCAGGAGTTGTTTCAGCAGGAGACCAACGAAACGATATAGTAATTCGGGGAAATTCACCCTTAGGCTTATTATGGCGATTAGATGGTGCAGATATTCCGAATCCTAATCATTTTGGTACAATGGGAACTACAGGAGGACCAATCAGTATATTAAATAATAATTTATTGACAAACTCTGATTTTTACACAGGGGCTTTTCCTGCCGAATATGGGAATGCCCTGTCAGGAGTGTTCGATTTAAAAATGAGGACTGGCAATAATGAAAAACGGGAATATACCGGACAAATGGGATTCAATGGTTTTGAATTTGGAACAGAAGGACCTTTTGTAAAATCCAAAAAAGCTTCTTATCTTATCAATTATCGTTACACAATGATGGAAGTTATGGACAAAATGGGATTATTTGATGTTGGCGGAATTCCTGAATATCAGGATTTATCATTTAAAATGAATTTTCCATGCAAAAAAATCGGAAAAATATCAATATTTGGTATCGGAGGACTCAGCAATATCAATTTAGTATCAAACCCTGATGATACAGTCGGAGGAGCATACACTTCTGATGTTTTACAGGGAACAAAAGTTAGTTACGGTTCAGATATGGGCGTTGCAGGATTATCGCACATTTACTTTTTAAATAATACAACAAGAATAAAAACAAATATTACGGTTTCCGGTAGTCGTTCAGTAAATAATGTTGATACAATCAGAGCCAATAATATATATGAAGATTTTTACAACGATGAGTATACAGAAATTAAATATTCATTTTCTTCACAATTAAAGAAAAAATATGATGCAAAAAACACTATCAATTTCGGGATATCTTATGATATTTTCGATGTAAGTTACTTTGATGAATATTACGAAATTAAAATTGATGATTATATTAATCTTACAAATACAAAAGGTAGTTTAGGTTTAGTTCAGGCTTTCGGGCAGTGGCAGCACAAATTTTCAGATTTTTTGGTTTTATATAACGGGCTTCATTCTCAGAGATTTAGTTTAAACGGCGACATTTCTGTTGAACCACGAACAGGTATAAAATGGCAATTTTCAGAAAAGCAATCATTAAATTTCGGATACGGCTTGCACAGTCAATTACAACCTCGAATAAACTATTTTACCGAAACCTTAACAGACACACTTAATCGTACTTATATAAAGACAAATGACGATTTAAAGTTCTCGAAAAGCCATCAATTTGCTCTTGGTTATGATCATTTAATCAATCAGAATTTAAGATTAAAAATGGAGGCTTATTATCAAAAGTTATATAATATCCCGGTTGAACAAAAACAATCATATTTTTCGATGGTCAATTACGGTGCTTCTTTTTATAGTGAAAAAGTTGACAGTCTTGTAAATAATGGAACCGGAGAAAATTACGGATTAGAATTTACAATAGAAAAGTTTTTAAGCAACAATTATTACTTTTTGCTTACTACTACGCTTTATGAATCAAAATATAAAGGAAGTGATAATAAAAAACGAAATACTGCATTTAACGGTAATTACGTTATAAATGCTCTTGGCGGATACGAAATGCAAATTAGAAAACATAACAGCCTGGAATTAAATCTGAAAGGAGTTTTTGCCGGCGGGAAACGATATATTCCCATAAATTTATCAAAATCACAAATTGAAAAAGAAACAGTATATGATTATGACAGAGCATTTGAAAATAAGTTTGACGATTATTTCAGAATTGATTTCAGGATTTCATATAAAATAAATTCATCAAAATCAAGTCATACAATAGCTATTGATATTCAGAATGTGACTGATAATGAAAATATTTTTAACCGCGAATACAATGTAGAAACAGGTAATTTAAAAACAAGTTATCAAACAGGCTTTTTCCCTGTTATGATGTATCGAATTCAGTTTTAG
- a CDS encoding TonB-dependent receptor, producing the protein MKTLIIISFLTVCYSFSIYCQEIEISGKITDKKGKPIVFANVAIKGSFDGASTNENGAYSFRTEEKGKQTLSVSYIGYDSYEQDIFIKDNDLSVNVILKEASSEIDAVVITAGSFEASDEKRTVVLRSQDIGTTAGAMGDITGAIETLPGTQVVGNSSGLFVRGGSGNETKIIIDEMVVQNAFYSPVPDVKQRGRFDPFLFSGTVFSSGGYSALYGQALSSTLVLKSKGLADSTNTGAGLHFYGGNLFHTHRWEKTSVRLQACYYNQSLYHKLFPQLTDWEKSPESGGSELIFRHKTSETGILKLYTNFSSTDMAINFDNIEDISQKILFELQNDNLYINSSYKEYFKKEKWSLFLGTSYSKNKDEAFMDNINMSEDEQLSQGKIIITNKLNQNLTLKFGSEIQKLKVDGKKDEVSGQINESYFAGFCETDWFLTNKLVARLGIRFEYSDILNNHNLAPRTSIAYKTTENSQVSFAFGKFYQNPEYEFLYYAKSLNFENSTHYIANYQWMKNKRTFRIELFDKEYDNLIKNITNQDDKFNNSGTGYAKGIELFWRDKKSIKNADYWISYSFLDTKRKYRDYPIAASPSFTSKHTLSVVYKHWVSLINSMLSLSCSYSSGRPYYNPTRSQDEFLKDQTNDYFDLSLNISKMTTLLGRRTVIFTSFRNILGQKHIFGYKYLPNGTGRIPIYPSSIRSLFIGVFISTY; encoded by the coding sequence ATGAAAACACTAATTATTATTTCATTTTTAACGGTTTGTTATTCATTTTCAATTTATTGTCAGGAAATCGAAATAAGTGGAAAAATAACTGATAAAAAGGGAAAACCGATAGTATTTGCAAATGTTGCGATAAAAGGCAGTTTCGATGGAGCCTCAACTAATGAAAACGGAGCATATTCCTTTCGTACAGAAGAAAAAGGAAAACAAACTTTATCAGTGTCTTATATTGGATATGATTCTTATGAACAAGATATTTTTATCAAGGATAATGATTTATCTGTTAATGTAATACTGAAAGAGGCAAGCAGTGAAATTGATGCAGTTGTTATTACGGCTGGTTCATTTGAAGCAAGTGATGAAAAAAGGACGGTTGTTTTGAGATCTCAGGATATAGGTACAACAGCCGGAGCAATGGGGGATATTACCGGAGCTATTGAAACTTTGCCCGGAACACAGGTGGTAGGTAATTCCAGCGGTCTTTTTGTAAGAGGTGGTTCCGGTAATGAAACCAAAATAATTATTGATGAAATGGTGGTTCAAAATGCATTTTATAGTCCCGTTCCTGATGTAAAACAAAGAGGACGTTTTGACCCTTTCTTATTTAGTGGAACAGTTTTTAGTTCAGGAGGATATTCTGCATTATATGGACAAGCACTTTCTTCTACTCTTGTATTAAAAAGCAAAGGATTAGCAGATTCGACAAATACAGGAGCAGGACTTCATTTTTATGGTGGAAACCTGTTTCATACTCACCGTTGGGAAAAAACATCTGTTCGTTTGCAGGCTTGTTATTACAACCAGTCTTTGTATCATAAACTATTTCCACAATTGACTGATTGGGAAAAATCACCGGAAAGTGGTGGAAGCGAATTGATTTTCAGGCATAAAACTTCAGAAACAGGCATTCTTAAATTATATACGAATTTTTCCAGTACCGATATGGCTATAAATTTCGACAATATTGAAGATATAAGCCAAAAAATATTATTCGAATTGCAAAATGACAATTTGTATATTAATTCATCATATAAAGAATATTTTAAGAAAGAAAAATGGTCGTTATTCCTTGGCACTTCCTATTCAAAAAATAAAGATGAAGCATTTATGGACAATATAAATATGTCGGAGGATGAACAACTATCTCAAGGGAAAATTATTATTACCAATAAACTGAATCAAAACCTGACATTAAAATTTGGCTCTGAAATTCAGAAGCTTAAAGTAGATGGAAAAAAAGATGAAGTATCAGGACAAATTAATGAAAGCTACTTTGCCGGTTTTTGTGAAACAGATTGGTTTTTAACAAACAAATTAGTTGCAAGACTTGGCATCAGGTTTGAATATTCTGATATTTTGAATAATCACAATCTTGCACCACGAACTTCAATTGCATATAAAACTACTGAAAATAGCCAGGTGTCCTTTGCGTTTGGCAAGTTCTACCAAAATCCCGAATATGAATTTTTATACTATGCCAAGTCTTTGAATTTTGAAAATTCAACACATTATATTGCTAATTATCAATGGATGAAAAACAAGAGAACATTCAGGATAGAACTATTCGATAAGGAATATGATAATTTAATAAAGAATATTACTAATCAAGACGATAAATTTAATAATTCAGGAACCGGTTATGCAAAAGGAATAGAACTATTCTGGAGGGATAAAAAGAGTATTAAAAATGCAGATTACTGGATTTCATATTCTTTTCTTGACACAAAAAGAAAATACAGGGATTATCCAATAGCTGCAAGTCCGTCATTTACTTCAAAACATACATTGTCGGTTGTTTATAAGCATTGGGTTAGCTTAATCAATTCAATGCTAAGTTTAAGCTGTTCTTATTCTTCAGGCAGACCATATTATAACCCTACACGTTCTCAGGACGAATTCCTTAAAGACCAAACAAACGATTATTTTGATTTAAGCTTAAATATTAGCAAAATGACAACTCTGTTGGGAAGAAGAACTGTGATATTCACTTCGTTCAGAAACATTCTCGGACAGAAACATATTTTTGGATACAAATATTTACCTAATGGAACCGGACGAATACCAATATATCCATCAAGTATCAGGTCATTATTTATCGGGGTATTTATTTCTACTTATTAA